GAATATATTACATCGAACACACCCCGAAAACGAAACTTATCAGCACTGTCGTTACCGATGTCAACGGATTTCTGGTCCATACAGAGACGAAGGGCAACGGGTGGCTCGTCCGACTCTTGCTCCCTGACCGCGAGGCGCTCAATACGATCTGGGAGTACGCAAACGAGAACGACATTTCTCTCGATATCATCGAAATATACGGAAACACGGACACCGGCGGTGAGTCGTCGTACGGGTTGACCGACGAACAGCTGACCGCGCTGATAACTGCATACGAACACGGCTATTTTGGAGAACCAAGGGATATCTCTCTGAACGAAGTCGCCGACGAAATTGGACTGTCCTCGACAGCAATGAGCGGTAGACTCCGTCGTGGGATGCGGAACCTCATTGCGGCAACGATAATTGACAGAGAGGAGTGAGTTCACGGAACCGGTGTCGGTGAGTGCTTGGAGGGCGCTCCGATTAGCGTGGCCATTTTAGTCCGCTCCCGTGATACCGAACCATGTTTGAGGCCAGATTCTATAGTATGTGTCCAAAGATGTCAAAAATAGATGTACCGGGACGGATAGTAGACCCACCTAACTGCGAAGACCTATTCGGATCGTCGGTTTGAATCTTTTTGACGGTAGACTGGCCGTAGTGCTGTCGCGTCTTTGTTATAGCCTAACCAGACGCTCAACGCCGTCGCAGCGAAGACAAGATACACCGGGAACAGAAGGACGAGTGTGTATCCAGCAAGGACCGGAGTCAGGACATCTAGCCAATACAGTGTCGCGATCCCGGCGAGTCCACCGACAGCACTCGCAACGATCCCCAGACGAAACGCCTGAGCGGCGGCAGGACCGGGCGACAGGTGAATCGTATCCATACAATACTTTATATGGCTGAACATCATAAGTCGCGCGCGAGACACGCTATCACGGTCCGGGGTGGCACTGCCGTTAGGAAGTCATGCTAGGATAGAACTATTACCAGCAGCCCAACATAGAAATGTGTATGAAACTCTCGCTGATCGCCGCCGTCGCGGCAAACGGAGTGATCGGTGCTGGCGGCGACATTCCGTGGCAGTATCCCGAGGATCTGACACATTTCAAAGAGACAACTGTCGGTCATCCAGTCATTATGGGGCGGCGAACTTTCGAGAGTATTCGTCGTGATCTTGATGGCCCGCTGCCGGAGCGACTGAACATTGTTTTGACCACGACGCCGCACCAACTTCCTGACAGCGTCACGGCCGTTACCTCGACGACGGCGGCGGTGGCCGAAGCAGCCGATAGTGACGCATCTACGACGTATGTCATCGGCGGAGCGACGGTGTACGAGCAGTTTCTCCCACAGGCTGACGAGCTAATTCTGACCGAACTAGCAGCAGCTTTCGACGGCGATACTGTCTTTCCGACTGTCGACTGGTCGAACTGGACAGAGATGGAACGAACGACCCACAGCGAGTTCGCTATTGTGAGGTACACCCGAACCAGCAGTGACTCAGCATGACGCATTTCCGAACAGTCACAGCGGCTGCTCGGTCGTGTTCTGTGTCGGTCGGTTCGGGCTACTACAGCCATCGGTATCGCCTGAGTAATACAGCCACGCTCCCGGTAGAATATTCATGCTCACGGGCTGTTAGGCAACGGTTCCGAGCGTTTTGTGGCCCACAAAATCCACCCCGTATATAAACCCCAGAAGCAAGTAACAATATCTTTTATTAGCATTTCACATGTTCTTTCAGAGGCATGACCGGTAACGAGGAACATCCTAACTATCCCAGTGTCGACCAGTCAGACCGGACAGTACCACGGAACCTCCGCCAGACTGGTGACCCCAACATCGAGATGTTGGTGTCGACGCGCGTTCGAAAGTCCCCGTTCTTCCACAAGTCCTTCAACGAGGAGGGCGCCTGGCGGGCTACCGTCTACAACCGCCTCTATCACCCGCGCGGTCTCATCGAGCCCGAGGACGGAGGCGTGATGAAGGAGTACGACGCACTGACCAACACCGTCACCCTCTGGGACGTCGCCGTCGAGCGCCAGATTCGTGTCAAAGGGCCCGACGCTGAGGCGCTGACGAACTACGTGGTCACTCGCGACGTGACGGGCATGGACGCGATGGACGGGAAGTACGTCATCCTCTGTAACGAGGACGGCGGCGTCCTGAACGACCCAGTGTTGCTCCGGCCCAAGGAAGACGAGTTCTGGTTCTCTATCTCGGACTCGACACTGATGCAGTGGCTTCAGGGCGTCAACGTCGACAACGACTTTGATGTCGAAATCGACGAGATTGATGTCGCGCCGATGCAGATTCAGGGCCCAAGGGCGCTCGACGTGATGGTCGATGTCGTCGGCGACAAGGTCAAAGACGTGCCCTACTACGGTCTGATGGAGGCCGAGATCGACGGTTGCGACGTACTGATCAGCCAGACTGGGTTCTCTGGCGAGAAGGGCTTCGAAGTCTACGTCAAAGACGCGATGGAAAACGCCGAGCGCGTCTGGGACCCTGTTATGGAGTCTGTCAAGGACCACGGCGGTCGTCAGATCGCACCCGGTCACCACCGCCGGATTGCCGCCGGCATCATGTCCTGGGGTCAGGACCTCGACCATGAGACGTCACCGTTCCAGGTCAATCTCGGCTACCACGTCCCTGACGACAAAGAAGCCGACTACATCGGCAAAGAGGTTCTCGAAGAACAAAAAGAACAGATCGAGAACGGCAACTACCCGTTCGAGCACAAGCTCATCGGACTGAAGATCGCCGGCGAGCCAATCCGTGACTACGCCCCCGACTTCTGGCTCATCTCCGACCCGGACACGGGCGAGGAATGCGGCTACCTCACCTCTCCGTGGTGGAACCCGGACCTAGAGACCAACATCGGCATGGGCTTTGTCCCGGCTGAGAAGATTCAGGAAGTCACCGACACGCCGCTCAACGACGCGGTCTACGACGAGGAGCTGGACCTAGAGTTCCAGGTCCATCTCCCCGACGAGTACGCCGACGAACCCGGCGAACCGGTGTTCGCCACCGCCGCGAAGGTGCCGTTCAAGGAGTCTGTCAACCCGAGCGCTCGCGAGCAGGCGAAGCTCAACGCCAGGAAAGAGGCCGAAAGCGACGACTAACCCCTCACTCCGCCTGTCCCTCTTTTTATTCGCACACGTTGTTAGGAAACGCATCGTTCCTTTTCGTGAAATCCGGCGGCTCCGAAGTGGACTACCCCTCGGTTAGCAGCGGGGGCGGAGCATCACCAGTGCGCCCGACCCAGTGTGAGGCCAATATTCCATCTCAACACAGATTCATAAGAGAATTGCTCATACATACCAATACACGTGTCTGAACAGACCAGACGTGACCTTCTGAAACGACTTGGGGTCGGAAGCACAGCCGGTGTCGTGTCGCTGGCTGGCTGCGCCCAGCAGTCAGACGAAGGCGGCGGTGATGGCGGCAGTGACGGAGAGATGACGGCTACGGAAGCCGGCGACTAACTATCCAGACGCTTGTGCCGCCACTTTTCGGTGTCGGGCGTCTGATTGAATGTGTAGATGTGGACGCCGCGGATGTTGTACTCATCATCCTCGACGTAGGGTGCGAGGCCGTCGATGAGTTCGTCAGGTTCGTAGGTCCCGCGGGAGCCGACCAGTTGCTTGACGAACCCGAGAATGCCCGTGGTCTTCCTGAGGAATTTTATCGAGTCACCGACGCCGACTTTCTGGGATATCTGCATCAGTCGCTGGTAGTTCATCACGCCCGGGATACCCACTTCGACCGGGAGTTCGATACCGCGAGCACGGATGTCTTCGACCCACTCTAACACGGCGTCCGGGTCGTAACAGAGTTGTGTAACGATGTACGTCGCGTATGGTGCTTTCTGTGCCATCGACTCCGCCAGCGTTTCGTCGTCGATGAAGTCGTGGCCCTCGGGGTAGCCTGTAATTCCTACTTCCTCAAAGGAGTACTCAGTCTCTTCGAGCGCTTCAAGCATGTCGAGCGCTGACTCGTACTCACCAGCCGGTTCCTCACGGTCGCCACCGGGGACGAAGATGTCCGTGATACTTGCCTGTTCCAGTCGCTCGGCTATCGATTCGAGTTGTTCTCTGTCTTCCACATAGCGGGCCGCGATGTGTGGCACAACATCGTACCCCATTTCGGCGGCTTCCGCCGTCTTCTCGACTGTCTTCTCGATGCCGAGCTGTGGCGAAGTCGTGATTGCGATAGTCGCGTTGTCGGGGAGGTGGGAAATCTCCTCGTCGAAGCTCTCGAACGGCATCAGTTCGAATCGGGCGCTCGTCAGCAGCGTCCGGACACCCTGACTGTCTGAGACCGTGCGTGTTCCGAGGGCCATGAGTTGGCAGAGCTAGGGCGTACCCGTACTTTTCTCTGTGGGTGGGGCATCGAACCCATTTATAAGAAGTTCTTTGTATCACGCGCTATGAGGGGCACACTGCCGGATTCGACTGGCAACAGTCCCATAGGAGACAGCATGGTCCGGTTCGTCTGCGAGCCGGCAGAGGACGAGATCTAGAAGATTAAGCTGTTCCAGCAGGTCCCGGGTCTGGCCACGGTCGAGACTCAGGCATCGCTGCACCTCGTACACTGTGTCCGAATCGACGACTGCATCCGCAACGTCTTGCAGTTTAACATCAGTCGGGAGTCCAATCCCGTCAGTGACCAGTTGCTCGTCAGGCAGTTCTCCGACCGATTCTCCGGCGGGACCGGACGACTCGGCTGAGACAGGCTCCGTCATACTGATCTGCTCGTCCTCATCCATAGCCCCAGACTGGGCCGCGTCCTCATCCGAGGTCTCTGATTCAACCGACGGGTCTTCCTCGTCATCACTAGACGTATTGTACGTGTTCGGGACGTGGATATCCGCTTCTATCATGTATCGGCGGACCGTCTCAGAGGAGACGTCCATCTGTATCTGCTCAGCGATGGCTCTGAAGTTGTCGCACTCGTCGTACAGTGCTTGCAGGTAGCCGGTGTCCTCGTACGGTGGCACGGAGTCGTCTCGGACGGCGGCGAATGGGTCGGATTCGGAGTCGGTCTCGCTATCAGAATGCGTATCCACTGTAGACGCGCCGTCTGATTGTAGGCCCTCCTGTGAACCGTCGTCTCCGTCACTGACAGACTCCGAATCCGAGACAGCCGACCCGTCGATCGAGGCATCGTCACCCTCGCTGGTATCGGCCGAATGTGCTGCGGTGGCGGTTGCTGCATCGGCGGCGTCAGCCTGTTTCGGTCTACAGTCGACGCTGGCTGCCTCGCCCGCCGCCGTCGCGTCGATTGTCAACTGTACCGTCAGGAGCAAGCCGTCGTCGGTGACTGTCGCCGAGGCATTGGCTATCGACAATGAAGCACCGGCAGTCGACGGGAGTTCAGTAGCCGACGGTGAGAACGTGACTTCGAGGTCACCGCTCTCGGTCAGCCCCGCCGTCTCCGGCGTGAGGCCCGCATCAGCGCCGCCGCCGGAACGTAGCGAGACCGGCATCGCTACCGTCACATCGAGGACTGCATCACCGGTGCCGGCCGGTGATGCTTCGACGGTCTCGATTGACCGGCCGCGGGATTCGTACGCATCGATGACCTCCGCGAGCGCAGTGAAAGCGGCGTGAAGTCCCATGTCATTGAGAGACTATGACACGTTATGGTGTAGAGATAGGTGTGGAATACCGAACCCATTTATAAACATCCACAATACTGCGGCCAGCAACGCACGGCTAAAGCATTATGCCCGTCAACAATTCCTCGGACTCGTGTTGGTTATCGCGGTATTGCGATGCCTGCAAGGCGCTCCCCTTTCACGACAACAGACTCCCTGGCAAGCGAGAATATCACTCCTCTTTCTGTCGCTGTGACGACCTCTTGTTTCTCGAACGAGGCGGGCTCGTAGACAGTCCCTAATCGCTCCCCGGCGTCGACGGTGTCGCCGACGGCGATGTCCGGTCGACACTCAAACAAGCCCGATTCCGATGCGGTGACTGGCTCCGCATCGTTTCGGAGTACCGTCTGCGCAGCCTGTGGTTCCGGCTCCGATGGAAGGACTGCCCGGGCGCGCAGAAGATTCTGTATCCCGTCGACACCAGCCGCAACCGCGTCCTGTGCTATCCGACGACTGTTCGACAGTTCTGCAGTGATAACCGGAATCCCGGCTTCCGCAGTCGCAGCACGGAACGTCCCGCTGGACCCGTCGCCGCCGTTGTCTTCGGGCCTGTCGGTGAGTCTGTAAGAAGTACCGAACGCTTCAGCGAGGCGCTCAGCGGCCGGGTCGCCTGCCCGGCATCTGACGTGTTCCAGCATATCTGCTGTGCCGGTGTGGAGGTCGACCGCCGCGTCGGCGTCTTGGACAAGTTCCCACAGTCGAGCGGCAAACTGTTTCTGGAGGCTCCCACACTCGTCGCCCGGCCACACGCGGTTCAGATTCGGGTTCATCACGTCGTACTCGCCGGGAGTCATGTATGACCGGTGGTCGAATGCGAGCTGGTTCACTACCGGGACGACAAGCACCGTCCCAGCGATGGCTGCGTCAGTCAGGCGGTCGTGCAGTCGACGTAACGCGGCTGGGCCGTTGAGTTCGATGCCGTGTTGCGCCGCCTGGATGTACACCGTCGGTCCGGGGCCGCCGACGTATCGGTGGACAGTCACAGACACGTCCCGACCCGACGGCAACCGCCCGAGCCGTCGGTCAGTCGTCGTGTGCGTGACGGCCGTGTAATCCATATCAATGTCTAGCGTCGCGCAAATAAAAAACGCTGGGAGCAGAAGCACCGCTGTGCCGCATGGAGCGGTGCTGTGATACTCTTTCGAAACAGAGGCACTGCCCGATACAGGGCCATCGATGGTGTGAACGCATCGTGTGGAAGTCATTAGAGCTGACTGGTAACATACAACTTGATGATACAATAGGGCAGTTGAGAGCAATTAGACGGCTTCGAACAGAATTGACAACCACCATAGGGGACCCAAATTTATTAACAATGGTACTCCTGTTATTCTGAAACACTACGTGATGATTCAATGTCAATTTGCAAAAGCGGCGGGTCAGGCGGTAACTATATTGCCACGCCATAGCACGTTTTACCCAGAGTTATGGAGCCTACCGATAGCCTGCCGACTCAGGCCGATACCGTCATTGTCGGTGCTGGAATCGTCGGCTGCAACATCGCCTACCAGCTGACAGAGCTCGGCCGCGAGGACGTTGTCGTAGTCGATCAGGGGCCGATGCCGACCACGGGTGGATCGTCGACGCACGCCCCCGGAATCATGTTTCAGACCGCGGAACCGAAGGTTCTCAGCCAGTTTGCGGACTACAGCCGTCGGCTGTACTCGGACCTCGAAGGGGCCGACGGGCACCAAGCCTACAACGAAACAGGTGGCATCGAAGTCGCACGCAGCGAGGAGCGTATGGACTTCCTCCAGCGCCGCGTCGAATACGCCAAGGCCTGGGGCATCGAGGACCCGCAGTTACTCTCACCCGAAGAGGTCACCGAGCACCTCCCGCTGGTCGACGCCGACCAGATCAAGGGCGGCTACTACTCCCCAACAGACGGGCAGGTCTCCGGCGTCGTCGCCTGCGACGCGCTTGCCAGAGAAGCGATGGAGAGGGGCGCGAAGTTCGTTCCACACACGCGCACCGAGGATGTCGAGACCGAGAACGGTTCGGTACAAGCTGTCATCACGGAGAACGGCAGTATCGAGTGCAACGAGGTGGTGGTGGCGACCAATATCTGGGCCCGCCAGCTCGGCGAGAAACTTGATGTGCACCTGCCGGTAACGCCGGTCGAACACCAGTACACGATGACGGAGTCCCTCGATGAACTGGCCGATAGCGCGGTCGATATCACCGACCACCCGCTGTTCGAGAACTACGAGAACGTCTCCGGCGAGAAAGCAAAGCGGCTTCTTGTCGGTCCGGATCGGCCGATTCTCCGTGACCAAGACAACGCGATGTACTACCGGAACCACGGGGATTCCTACGGTATCGGCTCGTACAATCACGACCCCATCGTGCCCGACCCGCAGGACCTCGGTGGGAACGACCCTGACGGCGAGCAGGGGTCGGTCCACGAGTTCACGGACTATCACATGAACAACGCGACCCATCCGGACCGGCCGGACAAGGCGCCTCGTCAGGCCAGCGACGAACTGCTCCCCGCGACGGCCGGCAAGGAGCTCGAACACAAGTACAACGGGATGTTCGCGGAGTCCCCGAACGGACTCCCCGTGATGGGTCCCGTA
The Haloarcula marismortui ATCC 43049 DNA segment above includes these coding regions:
- a CDS encoding helix-turn-helix domain-containing protein; its protein translation is MSITTKIHIEHERLALVPTLQNLEDIAIRVITQGNTDPGSTVFPFLIEYRDRDRLEEMLDADPTVQSYELVDWTDQTGIYYIEHTPKTKLISTVVTDVNGFLVHTETKGNGWLVRLLLPDREALNTIWEYANENDISLDIIEIYGNTDTGGESSYGLTDEQLTALITAYEHGYFGEPRDISLNEVADEIGLSSTAMSGRLRRGMRNLIAATIIDREE
- a CDS encoding dihydrofolate reductase; the protein is MKLSLIAAVAANGVIGAGGDIPWQYPEDLTHFKETTVGHPVIMGRRTFESIRRDLDGPLPERLNIVLTTTPHQLPDSVTAVTSTTAAVAEAADSDASTTYVIGGATVYEQFLPQADELILTELAAAFDGDTVFPTVDWSNWTEMERTTHSEFAIVRYTRTSSDSA
- a CDS encoding glycine cleavage system protein T — encoded protein: MTGNEEHPNYPSVDQSDRTVPRNLRQTGDPNIEMLVSTRVRKSPFFHKSFNEEGAWRATVYNRLYHPRGLIEPEDGGVMKEYDALTNTVTLWDVAVERQIRVKGPDAEALTNYVVTRDVTGMDAMDGKYVILCNEDGGVLNDPVLLRPKEDEFWFSISDSTLMQWLQGVNVDNDFDVEIDEIDVAPMQIQGPRALDVMVDVVGDKVKDVPYYGLMEAEIDGCDVLISQTGFSGEKGFEVYVKDAMENAERVWDPVMESVKDHGGRQIAPGHHRRIAAGIMSWGQDLDHETSPFQVNLGYHVPDDKEADYIGKEVLEEQKEQIENGNYPFEHKLIGLKIAGEPIRDYAPDFWLISDPDTGEECGYLTSPWWNPDLETNIGMGFVPAEKIQEVTDTPLNDAVYDEELDLEFQVHLPDEYADEPGEPVFATAAKVPFKESVNPSAREQAKLNARKEAESDD
- a CDS encoding twin-arginine translocation signal domain-containing protein codes for the protein MSEQTRRDLLKRLGVGSTAGVVSLAGCAQQSDEGGGDGGSDGEMTATEAGD
- a CDS encoding methylenetetrahydrofolate reductase, producing MALGTRTVSDSQGVRTLLTSARFELMPFESFDEEISHLPDNATIAITTSPQLGIEKTVEKTAEAAEMGYDVVPHIAARYVEDREQLESIAERLEQASITDIFVPGGDREEPAGEYESALDMLEALEETEYSFEEVGITGYPEGHDFIDDETLAESMAQKAPYATYIVTQLCYDPDAVLEWVEDIRARGIELPVEVGIPGVMNYQRLMQISQKVGVGDSIKFLRKTTGILGFVKQLVGSRGTYEPDELIDGLAPYVEDDEYNIRGVHIYTFNQTPDTEKWRHKRLDS
- a CDS encoding succinylglutamate desuccinylase/aspartoacylase family protein, with translation MDYTAVTHTTTDRRLGRLPSGRDVSVTVHRYVGGPGPTVYIQAAQHGIELNGPAALRRLHDRLTDAAIAGTVLVVPVVNQLAFDHRSYMTPGEYDVMNPNLNRVWPGDECGSLQKQFAARLWELVQDADAAVDLHTGTADMLEHVRCRAGDPAAERLAEAFGTSYRLTDRPEDNGGDGSSGTFRAATAEAGIPVITAELSNSRRIAQDAVAAGVDGIQNLLRARAVLPSEPEPQAAQTVLRNDAEPVTASESGLFECRPDIAVGDTVDAGERLGTVYEPASFEKQEVVTATERGVIFSLARESVVVKGERLAGIAIPR